One genomic window of Actinoplanes lobatus includes the following:
- a CDS encoding carboxyl transferase domain-containing protein translates to MTLIPSGHPGPVDHRDPEQRLKTLFDRGTLRLLAARDDSGVLYGRGQVDGTPAVAFATDVTRMGGALGLAGCRRIVTAIDTAVRDRVPVAGLWHSGGARLAEGVVALDGAGQVFAAMVRASGRVPQISAVLGPALGSAAYGPALTDIVIASRAGRVLATGDAPSGPADDTPSGPAGAAGSEVVHLTAATDAEALARTREMVLLLGRQGRLSPDDVTLGSRGGGSPDALLPSGPDLPYDVKPLILALLDAAGTELHADWAPNIVTVLGRFAGRTVGVVANNPLVLDGSLDAGAAEKAARFVRMCDALAVPLIVLADTPGYLPGPGHDGDGVVRRGAKLLHAFADAVVPRVTLVTRRAYGGSYIAMNSRALGATAVFAWPTAEVAALTPEAAVNVLHRKRLAATPPARRAHLRDQLATHESAQTGGIDRAVEIGVVDAVIPPTHTRRRIALALAAAPAGRGAHGSIPL, encoded by the coding sequence CTGACGCTGATCCCCTCCGGTCACCCCGGTCCCGTCGACCACCGCGACCCGGAACAACGGCTCAAGACGCTCTTCGACCGCGGCACGCTCCGGCTGCTGGCGGCGAGGGACGACTCGGGCGTGCTGTACGGGCGCGGCCAGGTCGACGGGACACCGGCGGTCGCCTTCGCCACCGACGTCACCCGGATGGGCGGCGCACTGGGCCTGGCCGGCTGCCGGCGCATCGTCACGGCGATCGACACCGCGGTCCGCGACCGCGTCCCGGTCGCCGGCCTCTGGCACTCCGGCGGCGCCCGCCTGGCCGAGGGCGTGGTCGCGCTGGACGGCGCCGGCCAGGTCTTCGCGGCCATGGTCCGGGCGTCCGGCCGGGTGCCGCAGATCTCCGCGGTACTCGGCCCGGCGCTCGGCAGCGCCGCATACGGTCCCGCCCTCACCGACATCGTGATCGCGAGCCGGGCAGGCCGGGTCCTCGCGACCGGCGACGCCCCTTCCGGCCCGGCCGACGACACCCCTTCCGGCCCGGCCGGCGCCGCCGGCTCCGAGGTCGTCCACCTCACCGCCGCGACCGACGCCGAAGCCCTCGCCCGGACCCGCGAGATGGTCCTCCTGCTGGGCCGTCAGGGCCGCCTCTCCCCCGACGACGTAACCCTCGGCAGCCGCGGCGGCGGTTCCCCGGACGCTCTTCTACCCTCCGGCCCGGACCTGCCCTACGACGTGAAGCCCCTGATCCTGGCCCTGCTCGACGCCGCCGGCACAGAGTTGCACGCCGACTGGGCGCCGAACATCGTCACCGTCCTGGGCCGTTTCGCCGGCCGTACGGTCGGCGTGGTGGCCAACAACCCGCTGGTCCTGGACGGCTCCCTGGACGCCGGAGCCGCCGAGAAGGCCGCCCGCTTCGTCCGGATGTGCGATGCCCTGGCCGTCCCGCTGATCGTCCTGGCCGACACCCCCGGCTACCTGCCCGGCCCGGGCCACGACGGGGACGGCGTGGTCCGCCGCGGCGCCAAGCTGCTGCACGCCTTCGCCGACGCGGTGGTACCCCGCGTCACCCTGGTCACCCGCCGGGCCTACGGCGGCTCGTACATCGCCATGAACTCCCGCGCCCTGGGCGCCACCGCCGTCTTCGCCTGGCCCACCGCCGAGGTGGCGGCCCTCACCCCCGAGGCCGCGGTCAACGTCCTGCACCGCAAACGCCTGGCCGCCACCCCACCCGCCCGGCGCGCCCACCTCCGCGACCAGCTGGCCACCCACGAGTCGGCCCAGACCGGCGGCATCGACCGGGCGGTGGAGATCGGCGTGGTCGACGCGGTCATACCCCCCACCCACACCCGCCGCCGCATCGCGCTGGCCCTGGCCGCCGCCCCCGCCGGCCGGGGCGCCCACGGCAGCATCCCCCTCTGA
- the fabF gene encoding beta-ketoacyl-ACP synthase II, which produces MSTVDVVVTGLGATTPLGGDVASTWDAMLAGRSGVSPLTQEWAGQLPVRIAAQLAVEPIEVIERVKLRRMDRAEAMALIAAKEAWADSGLADSGLDPERLAVSYGTGIGGAITTLEQDDILEKSGPRRVSPHTVPMLMPNGPAAYIGLELGARAGVRAMASACATGAEAVALGLDLIRAGRADVVVAGSTEAVVHPLPLAGFASMRAMSTRNDEPEKASRPWDKNRDGFVLGEGAGALILERADHAVARGARIYARLAGAGITSDGYDIVQPDPECRGGIRAMRMAIQDAGLTGADIHHVNAHATSTPVGDMGEIKGIKASVGTHPILTSTKSMSGHLLGAAGALESIATILALRDGIIPPTINLDEPDERLDLEVAAHKARAADIRAAMNNSFGFGGHNVALIFTKA; this is translated from the coding sequence ATGAGCACCGTAGACGTCGTCGTCACCGGGCTCGGCGCGACGACCCCGCTGGGCGGGGACGTCGCGTCCACCTGGGACGCAATGCTCGCCGGCCGCTCCGGGGTGAGTCCGCTCACCCAGGAGTGGGCCGGCCAACTCCCGGTCCGCATCGCCGCCCAGCTCGCCGTCGAGCCCATCGAGGTCATCGAGCGGGTCAAGCTGCGCCGGATGGACCGGGCCGAGGCGATGGCGCTGATCGCGGCGAAGGAGGCCTGGGCCGACTCCGGCCTGGCCGACTCGGGGCTCGACCCGGAACGCCTCGCGGTCAGCTACGGCACCGGCATAGGGGGTGCGATCACCACCCTCGAACAGGACGACATCCTGGAGAAGTCGGGGCCGCGGCGGGTCAGCCCGCACACCGTACCGATGCTCATGCCGAACGGACCGGCCGCGTACATCGGCCTGGAACTCGGCGCCCGCGCCGGTGTCCGGGCCATGGCCAGCGCCTGCGCCACCGGCGCCGAGGCGGTCGCGCTCGGGCTCGACCTGATCCGCGCCGGCCGGGCCGACGTGGTGGTGGCCGGCAGCACCGAGGCCGTGGTGCACCCGCTGCCGCTCGCCGGTTTCGCCTCGATGCGGGCCATGTCGACCCGCAACGACGAGCCGGAGAAGGCGTCCCGCCCGTGGGACAAGAACCGGGACGGCTTCGTCCTCGGTGAGGGCGCGGGCGCGCTGATCCTGGAGCGGGCCGATCACGCCGTGGCCCGTGGCGCCCGGATCTACGCGCGGCTCGCCGGTGCGGGCATCACCTCGGACGGGTACGACATCGTCCAGCCCGACCCGGAGTGCCGGGGCGGCATCCGCGCCATGCGGATGGCCATCCAGGACGCCGGTCTGACCGGAGCCGACATCCACCACGTGAACGCCCACGCCACCTCGACCCCGGTCGGCGACATGGGCGAGATCAAGGGCATCAAGGCATCCGTCGGGACGCACCCCATCCTGACGTCGACCAAGTCGATGTCCGGCCATCTGCTCGGCGCGGCCGGCGCGCTCGAGTCGATCGCCACCATCCTGGCCCTCCGGGACGGCATCATCCCTCCGACGATCAACCTCGACGAACCCGACGAGCGCCTCGACCTGGAGGTCGCGGCCCACAAGGCCCGGGCCGCGGACATCCGCGCGGCGATGAACAACTCGTTCGGCTTCGGCGGCCACAACGTGGCACTGATCTTCACCAAGGCCTGA
- a CDS encoding acyl carrier protein produces MATRTEITSGLAEILEEVAGVNPDDVAEEKSFTDDLDVDSLSMVEVVVAAEEKFGVKIPDNEVQNLKTVGDAVSYIEANH; encoded by the coding sequence ATGGCAACTCGCACAGAGATCACCTCCGGCCTCGCCGAGATCCTCGAGGAGGTCGCCGGGGTGAACCCGGACGACGTCGCCGAGGAGAAGTCCTTCACCGACGACCTGGACGTCGACTCGCTGTCCATGGTCGAGGTCGTGGTGGCCGCCGAGGAGAAGTTCGGCGTCAAGATCCCCGACAACGAGGTGCAGAACCTCAAGACCGTCGGCGACGCCGTCAGCTACATCGAGGCGAACCACTGA
- a CDS encoding beta-ketoacyl-ACP synthase III — MTAGSRIVAMGHYQPSRVVTNDDLARTLDTNDAWIRDRVGIAERRIAGTESVADMATWAAEKALAASGLTAADIDMVVVATCSAVDRCPNVATRVAARLGIAAPAAFDLNTACSGFSYALGTADHAIRAGATRNALVIGAEKLSDVVDWSDRTTAVLFADAAGAAVVSAVPDGEEAAIGPVLWGSAPDKGDALTIAGWQPYIKQEGQTVFRWATTALAPFAIEVCKRAGIEPSELAAFVPHQANTRIIDGIVKRLGLGPDVIVAKDLVESGNTSAASVPLALSKLIERREVPSGAPVLLFGFGGGLTYAGQVVRCP, encoded by the coding sequence ATGACCGCGGGTTCCCGCATTGTCGCGATGGGGCACTACCAGCCCTCGCGCGTGGTCACGAACGACGACCTGGCCCGTACGCTGGACACCAACGACGCGTGGATCCGGGACCGGGTCGGCATCGCCGAGCGCCGGATCGCCGGCACCGAGTCGGTCGCCGACATGGCCACCTGGGCGGCGGAGAAGGCGCTCGCCGCCTCCGGGCTCACCGCGGCCGACATCGACATGGTCGTGGTCGCCACCTGCTCAGCGGTCGACCGCTGCCCGAACGTGGCGACCCGGGTCGCGGCCCGGCTCGGCATCGCCGCCCCGGCCGCCTTCGACCTGAACACCGCCTGCTCCGGCTTCTCGTACGCGCTGGGCACCGCGGACCACGCGATCCGTGCCGGCGCGACCCGCAACGCCCTGGTCATCGGCGCCGAGAAGCTCTCCGACGTGGTCGACTGGTCGGACCGCACCACCGCCGTCCTGTTCGCCGACGCGGCGGGCGCGGCCGTGGTCAGCGCCGTCCCGGACGGCGAGGAGGCCGCGATCGGCCCGGTGCTGTGGGGTTCCGCCCCGGACAAGGGCGACGCCCTGACCATCGCGGGCTGGCAGCCCTACATCAAGCAGGAGGGCCAGACGGTCTTCCGCTGGGCCACCACCGCGCTCGCGCCGTTCGCGATCGAGGTCTGCAAGCGGGCCGGCATCGAGCCGTCCGAGCTGGCCGCCTTCGTCCCGCACCAGGCCAACACCCGGATCATCGACGGCATCGTCAAGCGGCTCGGCCTGGGCCCGGACGTGATCGTCGCCAAGGACCTCGTCGAGTCGGGCAACACGTCCGCGGCGAGCGTCCCGCTGGCCCTGTCGAAGCTGATCGAGCGGCGGGAGGTGCCCTCCGGGGCGCCGGTGCTGCTGTTCGGCTTCGGCGGTGGCCTCACCTACGCCGGCCAGGTCGTCCGCTGCCCTTAG
- a CDS encoding ACP S-malonyltransferase, with product MLAVLSPGQGSQKPGFLTPWLDLPDAESRLRGWSALAGVDLVHLGTEAGADEIKDTARTQPLLVAAALLAGAHLPPAGVRVVAGHSVGELGAAALAGVLSPEDAITLAGIRGREMAAACALEPTGMSAVLGGDPEEVVAAIEKHGLHPANRNGAGQIVAAGALPALAEFAAEPPARVRVIALPVAGAFHTPYMASAEAVLATAAGKVVAHDPVRTLLSNSDGAAVTDGAEIIQRLVRQVTAPVRWDLCMRTLKELGVTGIIELPPAGTLAGLVKRELKGDGAPEIVTLNTPDDLPAALDLIARHEGETR from the coding sequence GTGCTCGCCGTACTCTCGCCAGGCCAGGGCTCGCAGAAGCCCGGCTTCCTGACTCCCTGGCTCGACCTCCCGGACGCGGAGTCCCGTCTCCGTGGATGGTCCGCGCTCGCCGGCGTCGACCTGGTTCATCTCGGCACCGAGGCCGGGGCCGACGAGATCAAGGACACCGCGCGGACCCAGCCGCTGCTGGTCGCCGCCGCCCTGCTGGCCGGTGCGCACCTGCCGCCGGCCGGTGTCCGGGTGGTCGCCGGCCACAGCGTCGGCGAGCTGGGCGCGGCCGCACTGGCCGGCGTGCTGTCGCCGGAGGACGCGATCACCCTGGCCGGGATCCGCGGCCGGGAGATGGCCGCCGCCTGCGCCCTCGAGCCGACCGGGATGAGCGCGGTCCTCGGCGGCGACCCCGAGGAGGTGGTCGCCGCGATCGAGAAGCACGGCCTGCACCCGGCCAACCGCAACGGCGCCGGCCAGATCGTCGCCGCCGGCGCGCTGCCCGCCCTCGCCGAGTTCGCCGCCGAGCCGCCGGCCCGGGTGCGGGTCATCGCGCTACCCGTAGCGGGCGCGTTCCACACCCCCTACATGGCTTCCGCCGAGGCCGTTCTGGCCACCGCCGCGGGTAAGGTTGTCGCGCATGATCCGGTCCGAACCCTGCTGTCGAACTCCGATGGCGCGGCGGTGACGGACGGCGCGGAGATCATCCAGCGCCTGGTCCGCCAGGTCACCGCCCCGGTCCGCTGGGACCTGTGCATGCGCACCCTCAAGGAGCTCGGCGTCACGGGCATCATCGAGTTGCCCCCCGCCGGCACCCTCGCGGGCCTGGTCAAGCGCGAACTCAAGGGCGACGGCGCCCCGGAGATCGTCACACTCAACACCCCGGACGACCTGCCCGCCGCTCTCGATCTGATCGCCCGGCACGAAGGAGAAACACGATGA